Genomic DNA from Schistocerca serialis cubense isolate TAMUIC-IGC-003099 chromosome 5, iqSchSeri2.2, whole genome shotgun sequence:
cccatacatcatcagcaaacaaccatagattgctgcccactttgtctgccagatcatttatatataccgaaaataGTAGTGGCTATAatacacttccctggtgcacataACATCTTCATGttctgtaaaattcttcttgcagtatcatatctcccatcttattttcatttacttgttatCTCTCACATTTTCAGCATATACTTCATACATTTTGATCTACTTGGAGATCTCGGTGAGGTCAACTGGGAGTCGACAAATAACACACGGACATTAACTCGGGCAGAAACCAGATCTTTAATTTTAAGAACAGAGTTAACATGCTAACAAGTGGTTGGTCAACCGTATGACAACAGGTTGGTGGAGGCTGGAGCAACAGAGTAACGAACTTAATTTACTGTTCTAAAGTTTGACGTAAGTTAAAGAGTGTTTCTTTTATAAGCCATATTATTTTCACTCTATATCTGACATTGTTAACAAAGAAAAAAGTTGATCTGCCTATGATTCAGAATAAGAAGATAATTTTCATGTAAATTTGAGCTAGTCTTGTAGAGAAGAGCCCTGGTCTCCATTGGCATTCTTCTTCCCTCTACATTTTGTATTCCATATTCAATGGTTCCAGTCAAAGCTTACCAAAATGTTACAGACATGAAGACAGCACAGTAGAATGTTTAAACATCATTAGTAAAGTGTTCAATAAAACTGAATGCAGTAGTAGTAACAAATTTTCGTCATTgtgtaatggtttttttttttaggacTTTAAACCTCTTGCGTACCAAATGAGATTTGGGTACACAATCCATAGGAAATACATTGTTTAGTCACAAACAGACAGGAGAATTGAAATAAGTCATACTTTGCCAGGTGCTGGTGCTGGGAGCAGGTGTTGCAGAATGGGTGCCGTCCAGTAACGGTGAGGTTCCCGACGGGGCTGTCCCTGTGGGACATACGACGGATGGTGAGACCCTCTATGTAGCAAGGGTCCAGCATGATGGCACAACAACACCAGGAAAGGTGAGGTTTCACCACTGTCAGAGAACTGAGAAATGGTGCAATCCAGTTCTCCCCTGATCAGGTGTCTGAAGTAATGTCTGTTTATTTTTCAGGTTCACCAGTCGCATTCAGTCTGCTACATTCCTTATGGAGGAAGAGAGATTGCTTATAGTCATTATGAGGTTCTTGTCATCTAGGCCTGTCCATGTTGACAGATAACTTGCAGGAGAA
This window encodes:
- the LOC126481258 gene encoding natterin-4-like is translated as MVVATSYYWQEASYGEVPARAVRAGTDKDGGPLYVGRAPHAGDLLPAKVAPTHQGAFVSWNCLEHSKFHYEVLVLGAGVAEWVPSSNGEVPDGAVPVGHTTDGETLYVARVQHDGTTTPGKVHQSHSVCYIPYGGREIAYSHYEVLVI